The following proteins come from a genomic window of Diprion similis isolate iyDipSimi1 chromosome 8, iyDipSimi1.1, whole genome shotgun sequence:
- the LOC124409865 gene encoding tRNA pseudouridine synthase Pus10 yields the protein MSISVNKERLIYEYLLTIGCCVRCCLRLSGVRSPTLYENPVQSSVTLGYTDDLVSELVSEVKKKNGCTACLGILDDDAITVAIEKIASEINKHEYDCNTFTCALTIPIAVQLRERSLQINLSQKFEFPDEVIAALKRTVPPIKEVWKWIAFPKIENLTAKTGLPISSTCPFVVDVFLVYSQDEDECKVLLTMCGDTFKQRSQQRRKFSNGVFSRKSVETAMISTTDDQFVEHYPCPPTYPTSKASIDLVTCTHASFFIGGRYTKYSRELSQTPWFIGGEKKMETSVQELLCDRILKFVKADSMKFLSSGREDVDVRTLHSGRPFAVELQNPRVTKFTEARLKQLTEEINGSTKLVHIVDNLQVISKDQLKTLKEGEDTKTKTYRALCLCRSRPLPSLDLINNISNLEITQKTPIRVLHRRPLATRPRTIHSLKATWISSYEMQVLMCDNHDSEMANHFALDHKLLNQEPDSEIDLFILDLTTQAGTYVKEFVHGDFGRTKPSVCEILKSEVDIVALDVMSVNLNWP from the exons atgtcgatttcCGTCAACAAGGAACGATTAATTTACGAATATTTATTGACTATCGGCTGTTGTGTTAGATGCTGTCTACGTTTGTCCGGGGTTCGGAGTCCCACGTTGTACGAAAATCCTGTGCAAAGCTCTGTCACG CTTGGCTACACGGACGACTTGGTTTCAGAGCTTGTCtccgaagtaaaaaaaaagaatggatGCACGGCTTGTCTGGGGATACTTGATGATGATGCGATTACAGTCGCTATAGAAAAG ATCGCATCTGAAATCAATAAACACGAATATGATTGCAACACCTTCACATGTGCCTTGACGATACCTATAGCTGTGCAGCTCAGGGAGCGTTCATTGCAGATAAATTTATCtcaaaagtttgaatttcctGACGAAGTTATTGCTGCTCTAAAAAGAACGGTACCCCCTATAAAAGAAGTTTGGAAATGGATCGCCTTtcccaaaattgaaaatctgacTGCCAAAACGGGTCTCCCTATTTCATCTACGTGCCCTTTTGTCGTAGATGTATTTCTGGTGTATTCCCAAGACGAGGATGAATGCAAGGTCTT ATTAACAATGTGTGGAGATACTTTCAAACAACGTTCCCAACAAAGGAGAAAATTCAGCAATGGTGTATTCAGTCGAAAAAGCGTTGAAACTGCAATGATTAGTACTACAGATGATCAGTTTGTTGAACACTATCCTTGCCCTCCGACTTATCCTACATCAAAAGCTTCTATAGACTTAGTCACCTGTACACATGCAAGTTTTTTCATTGGAG GAAGATATACCAAGTATTCAAGAGAACTGAGTCAAACGCCATGGTTCATCGGCGGtgaaaaaaagatggaaaCATCAGTTCAAGAACTGCTCTGTGATCGGATTCTCAAATTTGTCAAGGCTGATT CTATGAAGTTTTTATCTTCTGGTAGAGAAGATGTAGATGTACGAACACTACATTCAGGGAGGCCATTTGCTGTTGAACTACAGAACCCTAGAGTAACTAAGTTTACAGAAGCTCGTTTGAAGCAGCTAACGGAAGAAATAAATGGATCTACAAAATTGGTTCATATTGTTGATAATCTTCAAGTAATTTcaaa AGACCAATTGAAGACACTGAAAGAAGGTGAGgacacaaaaacaaaaacatacaGAGCTCTTTGTTTGTGTCGATCTCGACCACTGCCGAGTCTAGATCTCATAAATAATATAAGCAATTTAGAAATCACTCAGAAAACTCCCATCAGAGTCTTACATCGCCGACCTCTTGCAACTCGTCCACGGACAATTCATTCGTTAAAAGCTACCTGGATTAGTTCTTACGAAATGCAGGTTCTCATGTGCGACAATCACGATTCAGAGATGGCCAACCACTTTGCACTAGATCATAAATTGTTAAACCAAGAACCAGATTCTGAGATTGATCTGTTTATACTGGATCTGACGACGCAAGCCGGAACTTATGTAAAGGAATTTGTACATGGAGACTTTGGCAGAACAAAGCCAAGTGTTTGTGAAATACTGAAAAGTGAAGTTGATATTGTTGCTTTAGATGTGATGAGTGTAAACCTAAATTGGCcttga